In Nocardioides palaemonis, a single genomic region encodes these proteins:
- a CDS encoding SigE family RNA polymerase sigma factor, whose product MREPPGFREFVEARSPALLRTAWMLTGDQAAAEDLLQTALARTWPHWTRVVDGHPDAYVRKVMVRVHASWRARRWNREVPTSDGEPHEPGAPASVDDTARVDDRLALRQALLGLPVRQRQVVVLRYFDDLSVDAVADVMGCSAGTVKSQGAKGLAKLRQALAATEPDRASRR is encoded by the coding sequence GTGCGAGAGCCACCGGGGTTCCGTGAGTTCGTCGAGGCGCGCTCGCCCGCCCTGCTGCGGACGGCGTGGATGCTGACGGGCGACCAGGCCGCCGCCGAGGACCTCCTCCAGACGGCCCTCGCCCGGACGTGGCCGCACTGGACGCGCGTCGTCGACGGCCACCCGGACGCCTACGTGCGGAAGGTGATGGTGCGGGTGCACGCGAGCTGGCGCGCCCGGCGGTGGAACCGCGAGGTGCCGACGTCCGACGGCGAGCCGCACGAGCCGGGCGCTCCGGCGTCCGTCGACGACACCGCACGGGTCGACGACCGGCTCGCGCTCCGCCAGGCGCTGCTGGGGCTGCCGGTGCGGCAGCGCCAGGTCGTCGTCCTGCGCTACTTCGACGACCTCTCCGTCGACGCGGTGGCCGACGTCATGGGCTGCTCGGCGGGCACCGTCAAGAGCCAGGGCGCCAAGGGTCTCGCGAAGCTCCGCCAGGCCCTCGCCGCCACCGAACCCGACCGAGCGAGCCGACGATGA
- a CDS encoding MsnO8 family LLM class oxidoreductase yields MRLSLLDRSRTRADAPDAEGIEATVARAVHAERVGYERFWVAEHHAVPGIASGSPAVLLAAIGARTSRIRIGSGGVMLPLHQPLVVAEQFLVLEAMHPGRVDLGLGRSLGFTAPVRRALRRDHDVPDTFEADLRELRDHLAGTGEVTARPAAPAPVPMHLLATGQGIALAARLGLPVVVGGPVLDSDEIGPALAAYRRDFVPHLGSAPRVTVSLDVLVADDDATAHELALPEAWAMARSRRTGEFPPLEGPSAIRDQPWPDQVRRRVEESLDRAVAGSPATVRRRLEALAEGTGADELLASSSTYDRDALLASDRMLRELLG; encoded by the coding sequence GTGAGGCTCTCCCTGCTCGACCGGTCGCGCACCCGCGCCGACGCCCCCGACGCCGAGGGGATCGAGGCGACCGTGGCGCGAGCCGTCCACGCGGAGCGGGTCGGCTACGAGCGCTTCTGGGTCGCCGAGCACCACGCGGTCCCGGGGATCGCGTCGGGCAGCCCGGCCGTCCTGCTGGCGGCGATCGGCGCGCGGACCTCGCGCATCAGGATCGGCTCCGGCGGCGTGATGCTGCCGCTGCACCAGCCGCTCGTCGTCGCCGAGCAGTTCCTCGTCCTCGAGGCGATGCACCCCGGCCGGGTCGACCTCGGCCTCGGGCGTTCGCTCGGCTTCACCGCCCCGGTGCGCAGGGCGCTGCGCCGCGACCACGACGTGCCCGACACCTTCGAGGCCGACCTGCGCGAGCTGCGCGACCACCTCGCCGGCACCGGGGAGGTCACCGCCCGCCCGGCCGCGCCGGCGCCCGTCCCGATGCACCTGCTCGCCACCGGCCAAGGGATCGCGCTCGCCGCCCGGCTCGGGCTGCCGGTCGTCGTGGGCGGCCCGGTCCTCGACTCCGACGAGATCGGCCCGGCGCTGGCTGCCTACCGCCGCGACTTCGTCCCGCACCTCGGCAGCGCGCCGCGGGTGACGGTGTCGCTCGACGTCCTCGTCGCCGACGACGACGCGACCGCCCATGAGCTCGCGCTGCCCGAGGCGTGGGCGATGGCCCGGTCGCGCCGGACCGGCGAGTTCCCGCCGCTGGAAGGTCCGTCGGCCATCCGGGACCAGCCGTGGCCGGACCAGGTGCGTCGCCGGGTCGAGGAGTCGCTCGACCGTGCAGTGGCCGGGTCGCCCGCCACGGTCCGCCGCCGGCTCGAGGCGCTCGCGGAGGGCACGGGAGCCGACGAGCTGCTCGCCAGCAGCTCGACCTACGACCGCGACGCCCTCCTCGCGTCCGACCGGATGCTGCGCGAGCTCCTCGGCTGA
- a CDS encoding DUF5667 domain-containing protein: protein MTPAFSARRRADEFEALLSRGPEARLTDREAERFAALLEVVADLRAVPGPEPRAEFVSDLRSRLMAEADTVLVRQPAAPERLAMPTTSRPRQRRLGAVLGGVAMVGAAATMAVASQSSLPGESLYGVKRGIESAQVRLADDDAARGRTLLAQAGTRLDELEELAADGGREQLVPETLDAFTQQSSEGARSLLTAYDASGTTADAQHVRDFTSSSLDRLDALESAIPESARDQLVAAGQMLADLDQEAGAACLSCTGGVAETPPFLLTSAPATDLLAGLDADQLQLETAPLSGQDLTGVTVPPALLPSAGSPTAQPTGQPTAAPTTPGTPGTPLPSVPTASPTKPGGGTITEVTEGVTETVTGTTSTITQGVDGLTGGAVGGLTGSVDDATGGLISEVTGTVDGVTGNTLTHATGGILP from the coding sequence ATGACACCCGCCTTCTCGGCACGCCGACGTGCCGACGAGTTCGAGGCCCTCCTCTCCCGGGGGCCCGAGGCGCGACTGACCGACCGCGAGGCCGAGCGCTTCGCCGCGCTGCTCGAGGTGGTGGCCGACCTGCGCGCGGTGCCCGGTCCCGAGCCGCGGGCCGAGTTCGTCAGCGACCTGCGCTCGCGCCTGATGGCCGAGGCCGACACCGTCCTGGTGCGCCAGCCCGCCGCCCCGGAGCGGCTCGCGATGCCCACCACCTCGCGCCCGCGCCAGCGCCGCCTCGGCGCGGTGCTCGGCGGCGTCGCGATGGTCGGTGCGGCGGCGACCATGGCCGTCGCGTCCCAGTCCTCGCTGCCGGGTGAGTCGCTCTACGGCGTCAAGCGCGGCATCGAGTCGGCGCAGGTGCGCCTCGCCGACGACGACGCAGCCCGCGGCCGTACGCTGCTCGCCCAGGCCGGCACACGCCTCGACGAGCTCGAGGAGCTGGCCGCCGACGGTGGCCGCGAGCAGCTGGTGCCCGAGACCCTCGACGCGTTCACGCAGCAGTCGAGCGAGGGAGCACGCAGCCTGCTCACGGCCTACGACGCGAGTGGCACCACCGCCGACGCCCAGCACGTCCGCGACTTCACCTCCTCGAGCCTCGACCGGCTCGACGCGCTCGAGTCCGCGATCCCGGAGAGCGCGCGCGACCAGCTCGTCGCCGCCGGGCAGATGCTGGCCGACCTCGACCAGGAGGCCGGTGCTGCGTGCCTGAGCTGCACGGGCGGCGTGGCCGAGACGCCCCCGTTCCTGCTCACCAGCGCACCCGCCACCGACCTGCTGGCCGGCCTCGACGCCGACCAGCTCCAGCTCGAGACGGCGCCGCTGTCCGGCCAGGACCTCACCGGCGTGACGGTCCCGCCGGCACTGCTCCCCTCGGCCGGGTCCCCGACCGCGCAGCCCACCGGTCAGCCGACGGCCGCGCCCACCACCCCCGGCACCCCCGGCACCCCGCTGCCGTCCGTCCCGACCGCCAGCCCGACGAAGCCCGGTGGCGGCACGATCACCGAGGTGACCGAGGGCGTCACCGAGACCGTGACCGGCACGACCTCGACCATCACCCAGGGCGTCGACGGACTCACGGGCGGCGCCGTCGGCGGTCTGACCGGCTCGGTCGACGACGCCACCGGCGGGCTGATCAGCGAGGTCACCGGCACCGTCGATGGGGTCACCGGCAACACCCTGACCCACGCGACCGGCGGGATCCTCCCCTGA
- a CDS encoding NUDIX domain-containing protein has translation MIEVSVGALVRDGRVLLAHRSPHKHAYPDTWDLPGGVVEPGESPVAGLVRELREELGVEVAAVSVEPLCEVTVSPAGEPVLLRAWLVREWHGEPVNLAPDEHDDLAWYGLDELPPMGHHAVRDALAAGPGQPNGGSRRS, from the coding sequence ATGATCGAGGTCTCCGTCGGCGCCCTGGTGCGGGACGGACGCGTCCTGCTGGCCCACCGCAGCCCGCACAAGCACGCGTACCCCGACACCTGGGACCTGCCAGGCGGCGTCGTCGAGCCGGGGGAGTCGCCGGTCGCGGGGCTGGTCCGCGAGCTGCGCGAGGAGCTCGGGGTGGAGGTGGCGGCCGTCTCGGTCGAGCCGCTCTGCGAGGTCACGGTCTCGCCGGCAGGCGAGCCGGTGCTGCTGCGTGCCTGGCTGGTCCGGGAGTGGCACGGCGAGCCGGTCAACCTCGCGCCCGACGAGCACGACGACCTCGCCTGGTACGGGCTCGACGAGCTGCCGCCGATGGGCCACCACGCGGTGCGCGACGCGCTGGCCGCGGGCCCGGGGCAACCGAACGGGGGGTCTCGCCGGTCCTAG
- a CDS encoding NAD-dependent epimerase/dehydratase family protein: protein MGRVVLVTGISRDIGRRFARAAAGDPSIDRVIGVDVVPPRGDIGDVSFVRADIRSPVIAKVLAKEDVDTVVHMSVIATPGSAGGRGTMKELNVIGSMQLLAACQKSATVQRLVVKSTTTVYGSGPRDPAMFTEDMGPKRLPSSGYAKDVFEIEGYVRGFARRRPDVDVTLVRAANVIGPHVSSPLTNYFRLPVVPRVLGFDPRLQFLHEDDLMRVLRHAATTGTTGTFNVAGDGLLTLSQAVRRLGTPSVSLPRFAVGRLGATMRQARLSDFSPEQLGFLTYGRGVDTTRMRTELGFEPEYTTAEAFADFCRSIAPQRSVVAQRREEAVGG, encoded by the coding sequence ATGGGACGGGTCGTGCTGGTCACCGGGATCTCCCGGGACATCGGGCGACGATTCGCGCGCGCCGCGGCCGGCGACCCGTCCATCGATCGAGTCATCGGGGTCGACGTCGTCCCGCCCCGGGGCGACATCGGCGACGTGTCCTTCGTCCGCGCGGACATCCGCAGCCCGGTCATCGCCAAGGTCCTCGCCAAGGAGGACGTCGACACCGTCGTCCACATGAGCGTGATCGCGACCCCTGGCTCGGCGGGTGGTCGCGGGACGATGAAGGAGCTCAACGTCATCGGCTCCATGCAGCTGCTCGCTGCGTGCCAGAAGTCGGCGACCGTCCAGCGCCTGGTCGTGAAGTCGACGACCACCGTCTACGGCTCCGGTCCGCGCGACCCGGCGATGTTCACCGAGGACATGGGCCCCAAGCGGCTCCCGTCCTCGGGCTACGCCAAGGACGTCTTCGAGATCGAGGGCTACGTCCGCGGGTTCGCCCGCCGGCGCCCCGACGTCGACGTGACGCTGGTGCGCGCCGCCAACGTCATCGGGCCCCACGTGTCGAGCCCGCTGACCAACTACTTCCGCCTCCCGGTCGTCCCGCGGGTGCTCGGCTTCGACCCCCGCCTGCAGTTCCTCCACGAGGACGACCTGATGCGGGTGCTGCGCCACGCCGCGACGACCGGCACCACCGGCACCTTCAACGTCGCCGGCGACGGGCTGCTGACCCTGAGCCAGGCCGTACGCCGTCTCGGCACGCCGTCGGTCTCGCTGCCGCGGTTCGCGGTGGGGCGCCTGGGCGCCACCATGCGCCAGGCCCGCCTCTCGGACTTCTCGCCCGAGCAGCTGGGGTTCCTGACCTACGGTCGTGGTGTGGACACCACCCGGATGCGCACCGAGCTCGGCTTCGAGCCGGAGTACACGACCGCCGAGGCGTTCGCGGACTTCTGCCGCTCGATCGCCCCGCAGCGGTCGGTGGTGGCGCAGCGTCGTGAGGAGGCCGTCGGTGGCTGA
- a CDS encoding sigma-70 family RNA polymerase sigma factor gives MLYDHYHVSVYRFLYYRTRSQTLAEDLTSETFFRALRSMNGFRWQGKDFGAWLMTIARNLTTDHFKAGRTRLEMSTEDMTPHDDATEGPEGAVIAGLTNEVLLQALTELPTEQRECLVMRFLQGLSIAETARALERSDGAVKQLQLRGVRNLAKLLPEGLRDA, from the coding sequence CTGCTCTACGACCACTACCACGTCTCGGTCTACCGCTTCCTCTACTACCGCACGCGCTCGCAGACGCTGGCCGAGGACCTCACCTCGGAGACCTTCTTCCGGGCGCTGCGGAGCATGAACGGCTTCCGCTGGCAGGGCAAGGACTTCGGCGCCTGGCTGATGACCATCGCGCGCAACCTCACCACCGACCACTTCAAGGCCGGGCGGACGCGGCTGGAGATGTCCACCGAGGACATGACGCCGCACGACGACGCGACCGAGGGCCCCGAGGGCGCGGTGATCGCGGGCCTGACCAACGAGGTGCTGCTGCAGGCGCTGACCGAGCTGCCGACCGAGCAGCGCGAGTGCCTGGTCATGCGGTTCCTGCAGGGCCTGTCGATCGCCGAGACGGCCCGCGCGCTCGAGCGGAGCGACGGCGCCGTCAAGCAGCTCCAGCTGCGCGGGGTCCGCAACCTCGCCAAGCTGCTGCCGGAGGGGTTGAGAGACGCGTGA
- a CDS encoding class I adenylate-forming enzyme family protein encodes MPRSDVSALVADAAADVPDRQALVETAGRSMTWAALEDEVARVATGLGQQGIRAGQRVMIAMTNRIEFVTTYLGVLRAQVVAVPVNPRSVPGEVVRMVVDSGTRMVVADAGSLDVVRAAVAGLGDAAPAVVVVGAEPSGSELPYAVLRADVVRPVPPLPDPEKLAALLYTSGTSGTPRAAMLTHRALLANIEQVAAVEPPMMHGDDVVLGVLPLFHVYGLNAVLGGVLRHRARLLLVEQFEPQAVLDLIDDEACSVVPVAPPAFGHWLPDEHLRERLGPVRLVLSGSAPLEPEVIEEFTALTDIPVHQGYGLTEAAPVVTSTLCSPAPRPGSVGAALPGIELRLVDGTGQPTGGEDAGRIEVRGDNLFSGYWPDGSDGPRGDGWYATGDVGFLDASGDLYLVDRVKELVIVSGFNVYPTEVEDVVREVDGVTEAAVVSVPDDATGEAVVAYVVAPGADRDAVADAVRAHCGERLARFKQPTRVEVVDELPLTVTGKVQKGRLRGLERRRQLGLLE; translated from the coding sequence ATGCCGCGCTCCGACGTCTCCGCACTCGTGGCCGACGCAGCTGCCGACGTGCCCGACCGCCAGGCCCTCGTGGAGACGGCGGGGCGGTCGATGACGTGGGCCGCGCTGGAGGACGAGGTGGCCCGGGTGGCCACCGGTCTCGGCCAGCAGGGGATCCGCGCCGGTCAGCGCGTGATGATCGCGATGACCAACCGGATCGAGTTCGTCACGACGTACCTCGGGGTGCTGCGCGCCCAGGTCGTCGCCGTCCCGGTCAACCCGCGGTCGGTGCCCGGGGAGGTCGTCCGCATGGTGGTCGACTCCGGCACCCGGATGGTCGTCGCGGACGCCGGCTCGCTGGACGTCGTGCGCGCGGCCGTGGCCGGGCTCGGTGACGCCGCGCCCGCCGTCGTGGTCGTCGGGGCGGAGCCGAGCGGGTCGGAGCTGCCGTACGCGGTCCTGCGCGCCGACGTGGTCCGCCCGGTCCCGCCGCTGCCCGACCCGGAGAAGCTGGCGGCGCTGCTCTACACGAGCGGGACGTCAGGCACCCCGCGCGCCGCGATGCTGACCCACCGCGCGCTGCTGGCCAACATCGAGCAGGTCGCGGCGGTCGAGCCGCCGATGATGCACGGCGACGACGTCGTCCTCGGCGTGCTCCCGCTCTTCCACGTCTACGGCCTCAACGCCGTGCTCGGCGGGGTGCTGCGCCACCGCGCGCGGCTGCTGCTGGTCGAGCAGTTCGAGCCGCAGGCGGTGCTGGACCTGATCGACGACGAGGCGTGCAGCGTCGTCCCGGTCGCGCCGCCCGCCTTCGGCCACTGGCTGCCCGACGAGCACCTGCGCGAGCGGCTCGGCCCGGTCCGGCTGGTGCTGTCGGGGTCCGCACCGCTGGAGCCCGAGGTGATCGAGGAGTTCACCGCGCTCACCGACATCCCCGTCCACCAGGGCTACGGCCTCACCGAGGCGGCGCCGGTGGTCACCTCGACGCTCTGCAGCCCTGCCCCGCGGCCCGGCTCGGTCGGTGCGGCGCTCCCGGGCATCGAGCTGCGGCTCGTCGACGGCACGGGCCAGCCGACCGGCGGCGAGGACGCGGGCCGGATCGAGGTCCGCGGCGACAACCTCTTCAGCGGCTACTGGCCCGACGGGTCCGACGGCCCGCGCGGGGACGGGTGGTACGCCACCGGCGACGTCGGGTTCCTGGACGCCTCGGGCGACCTCTACCTCGTCGACCGGGTCAAGGAGCTGGTCATCGTCAGCGGCTTCAACGTCTACCCGACCGAGGTCGAGGACGTGGTCCGCGAGGTCGACGGCGTCACGGAGGCGGCCGTCGTCAGCGTGCCGGACGACGCCACCGGCGAGGCGGTCGTGGCCTACGTCGTCGCGCCCGGCGCCGACCGGGACGCCGTGGCCGACGCGGTGCGCGCCCACTGCGGCGAGCGCCTCGCCCGGTTCAAGCAGCCGACCCGCGTCGAGGTCGTCGACGAGCTCCCGCTCACCGTCACCGGCAAGGTCCAGAAGGGCCGGCTGCGGGGGCTGGAGCGACGCCGCCAGCTGGGGCTGCTCGAGTGA
- a CDS encoding helix-turn-helix domain-containing protein gives MAENTPGDMSEAHFLTIAEVASKMRVSKMTVYRLVHGGELPAVRVGRSFRVTEDDVNDYLRKSFYNAG, from the coding sequence ATGGCTGAGAACACCCCCGGCGACATGTCCGAGGCCCACTTCCTGACCATCGCCGAGGTTGCGTCGAAGATGCGCGTCTCGAAGATGACCGTCTACCGCCTCGTGCACGGCGGCGAGCTGCCCGCGGTGCGCGTGGGCCGTTCGTTCCGGGTCACCGAGGACGACGTCAACGACTACCTGCGCAAGAGCTTCTACAACGCCGGCTGA
- a CDS encoding HAD family hydrolase: protein MTPSERPRRLNLQQRSRLAGEAAAASAEVETALSTPSDAAAAAFFDVDNTIMQGASIFHLARGLHRRQFFTTREIASAAWKQAYFRVVGVEDPEHVAEARSSALSFIAGHTTTELEELTEEIFDEAMAHRIWPGTRALAQLHLDEGQRVWLVTAAPIEIASVIARRLGLTGAMGTVAEHVDGVYTGRLVGDLLHGPAKAEAVKALAAREGLDLERCSAYSDSSNDLPMLSLVGDPCAINPDARLRAHARAHGWRVRDYRTGRKAARAGLTAAAVAGALSGAVAAGMGVRGARRPNDA, encoded by the coding sequence GTGACCCCGTCCGAGCGCCCCCGTCGGCTCAACCTGCAGCAGCGCTCGCGCCTCGCGGGCGAGGCCGCGGCGGCCTCCGCCGAGGTCGAGACCGCCCTCTCCACCCCGAGCGACGCGGCCGCTGCGGCGTTCTTCGACGTGGACAACACGATCATGCAGGGCGCCAGCATCTTCCACCTCGCGCGCGGGCTGCACCGGCGCCAGTTCTTCACCACCCGCGAGATCGCCTCGGCTGCGTGGAAGCAGGCCTACTTCCGGGTCGTCGGCGTGGAGGACCCCGAGCACGTCGCCGAGGCGCGCTCGTCGGCGCTCTCCTTCATCGCCGGGCACACCACGACCGAGCTCGAGGAGCTGACCGAGGAGATCTTCGACGAGGCGATGGCCCACCGGATCTGGCCGGGCACCCGCGCCCTGGCCCAGCTGCACCTCGACGAGGGCCAGCGGGTCTGGCTGGTCACCGCGGCGCCGATCGAGATCGCGAGCGTCATCGCGCGGCGACTCGGTCTCACCGGCGCGATGGGCACGGTCGCCGAGCACGTCGACGGCGTCTACACCGGCCGGCTGGTCGGCGACCTCCTGCACGGCCCGGCCAAGGCCGAGGCGGTCAAGGCGCTGGCCGCCCGCGAGGGCCTCGACCTCGAGCGGTGCTCGGCCTACTCCGACTCCAGCAACGACCTGCCGATGCTCTCGCTGGTCGGCGACCCCTGCGCGATCAACCCCGACGCCCGCCTGCGGGCGCACGCCCGCGCCCACGGCTGGCGGGTGCGCGACTACCGCACCGGACGCAAGGCGGCGCGCGCCGGGCTGACCGCCGCGGCCGTGGCCGGCGCGCTCTCCGGGGCGGTCGCCGCCGGCATGGGCGTCCGCGGTGCCCGGCGCCCGAACGACGCGTAA
- a CDS encoding lysophospholipid acyltransferase family protein, which produces MAEEAGERAREDAVVIPIGTGGRPGRGSGRSRPSSAARDLAPGAARPAPRKKARPAPRPEPQSAPAAEEPPRPAATAEERTPDTGIPVGDWLVALQGAAHEVFGDDWERRLAELMAFARRRLEGDYEVDDYGFDRELTERFFMAALRPVAEKWFRLEVRGLENIPAEGGALVVSNHSGTVPVDGLMTMLTVHDHAGRFLRPLGADLVFKLPVVSSLARKGGATLACNEDAERMLSGGELVGVWPEGFKGIGKPFSERYKLQRFGRGGFVSAALRTGVPIIPLSVVGAEEIYPLVGNVPALARLLGVPYIPITPFFPWLGPLGMVPLPSKWILEFGEPIRTDSYDATEAEDPMLVFNVTDQVRETIQHTLFDLLDERGGAFG; this is translated from the coding sequence GTGGCTGAGGAAGCCGGCGAGCGCGCCCGCGAGGACGCCGTCGTCATCCCGATCGGCACCGGCGGCCGCCCCGGTCGTGGCAGCGGCCGGTCGCGCCCGTCGTCGGCCGCTCGCGACCTCGCGCCCGGCGCGGCCCGTCCGGCCCCGCGGAAGAAGGCGCGCCCCGCGCCGCGTCCGGAGCCGCAGTCGGCGCCCGCTGCCGAGGAGCCGCCGCGCCCGGCCGCGACGGCCGAGGAGCGCACCCCGGACACCGGCATCCCGGTCGGCGACTGGCTGGTCGCCCTCCAGGGCGCCGCCCACGAGGTCTTCGGCGACGACTGGGAGCGCCGGCTCGCCGAGCTGATGGCGTTCGCCCGCCGCCGGCTCGAGGGCGACTACGAGGTCGACGACTACGGCTTCGACCGCGAGCTGACCGAGCGCTTCTTCATGGCGGCGCTGCGCCCGGTCGCGGAGAAGTGGTTCCGGCTCGAGGTGCGGGGGCTGGAGAACATCCCCGCCGAGGGCGGTGCCCTGGTCGTGTCGAACCACTCCGGCACGGTGCCGGTCGACGGCCTGATGACGATGCTCACGGTGCACGACCACGCCGGCCGCTTCCTGCGCCCGCTGGGGGCCGACCTGGTCTTCAAGCTGCCGGTCGTCAGCTCGCTGGCCCGCAAGGGCGGTGCCACCCTGGCCTGCAACGAGGACGCCGAGCGGATGCTGTCCGGCGGTGAGCTCGTCGGCGTGTGGCCCGAGGGCTTCAAGGGCATCGGCAAGCCGTTCAGCGAGCGCTACAAGCTGCAGCGCTTCGGGCGCGGTGGCTTCGTGTCCGCGGCCCTGCGCACCGGCGTGCCGATCATCCCGCTGTCGGTGGTCGGCGCGGAGGAGATCTACCCGCTCGTGGGCAACGTCCCCGCCCTCGCTCGTCTGCTGGGGGTGCCCTACATCCCGATCACGCCGTTCTTCCCGTGGCTGGGGCCGCTCGGGATGGTGCCGCTGCCGTCGAAGTGGATCCTGGAGTTCGGCGAGCCGATCCGCACCGACTCCTACGACGCGACGGAGGCCGAGGACCCGATGCTCGTCTTCAACGTCACCGACCAGGTCCGCGAGACCATCCAGCACACGCTCTTCGACCTGCTCGACGAGCGCGGCGGCGCCTTCGGCTGA
- a CDS encoding glutaredoxin family protein translates to MSASRVTLYTRPGCHLCDDARVVVERVCADLGEDYDEVDITTDPDLEDRFGEEIPVTFVDGRQHDFWRVDEARLRTALG, encoded by the coding sequence GTGAGCGCCTCGCGCGTCACGCTCTACACCCGCCCCGGGTGCCACCTCTGCGACGACGCCCGCGTGGTCGTCGAGCGGGTGTGCGCCGACCTGGGCGAGGACTACGACGAGGTCGACATCACCACCGACCCGGATCTCGAGGACAGGTTCGGCGAGGAGATCCCGGTGACCTTCGTCGACGGGCGCCAGCACGACTTCTGGCGCGTCGACGAGGCACGCCTGCGCACGGCGCTGGGCTGA
- a CDS encoding 30S ribosomal protein bS22 — MGSVIKKRRKRMAKKKHRKLLKKTRVQRRKLGK, encoded by the coding sequence GTGGGTTCTGTCATCAAGAAGCGGCGCAAGCGCATGGCCAAGAAGAAGCACCGCAAGCTGCTCAAGAAGACGCGCGTCCAGCGCCGCAAGCTCGGCAAGTAA
- a CDS encoding acetoin utilization protein AcuC, with amino-acid sequence MECEGPTAVVFDQSLCEYDFGPTHPMSPVRVDLTMRLADELGVLEGIERVDAPVATDEQIATVHDPALIEAVTRAGATPGYEDAARGLGTEDDPVFADMHRASAHVVGATLEAVRRVWSGESLHAVNISGGLHHAMPDRASGFCIYNDVAVGIRRLLDEGAERVAYVDIDVHHGDGVEKIFYDDPRVLTVSLHETGQMLFPGTGFPTDTGGPDAEGTAVNVALPPGTADAGWLRAFHAVVPPVLRAFEPQVLVTQHGCDSHMNDPLAHMMLSIDGQRAAYLALHDLAHEVAGGRWVVTGGGGYSVVDVVPRAWTHLLAIASGRPLDPATVTPPAWREHVEQVLGATAPHRMTDGRTPAYRDWSGGYDPETWLDRAIHATRMEVFPLHGLDPLP; translated from the coding sequence ATGGAGTGCGAGGGGCCCACGGCGGTCGTGTTCGACCAGTCGCTCTGCGAGTACGACTTCGGCCCCACCCACCCGATGTCGCCGGTGCGCGTCGACCTGACCATGCGCCTGGCCGACGAGCTCGGCGTGCTCGAGGGGATCGAGCGGGTGGACGCGCCGGTCGCCACCGACGAGCAGATCGCCACCGTCCACGACCCCGCGCTGATCGAGGCCGTCACCCGCGCCGGCGCGACGCCGGGCTACGAGGACGCCGCGCGCGGCCTCGGCACCGAGGACGACCCGGTGTTCGCCGACATGCACCGCGCCAGCGCGCACGTCGTCGGCGCGACGCTCGAGGCCGTACGCCGCGTGTGGAGCGGCGAGTCGCTGCACGCGGTCAACATCTCCGGCGGCCTGCACCACGCGATGCCCGACCGGGCCAGCGGCTTCTGCATCTACAACGACGTCGCCGTCGGGATCCGGCGGCTGCTCGACGAGGGTGCCGAGCGGGTGGCCTACGTCGACATCGACGTCCACCACGGCGACGGCGTGGAGAAGATCTTCTACGACGACCCGCGGGTGCTGACGGTGTCGCTGCACGAGACCGGGCAGATGCTCTTCCCGGGCACCGGCTTCCCGACCGACACCGGCGGCCCGGACGCCGAGGGCACCGCGGTCAACGTCGCGCTGCCGCCCGGCACGGCCGACGCCGGCTGGCTCCGGGCCTTCCACGCCGTCGTGCCGCCGGTGCTGCGGGCCTTCGAGCCGCAGGTGCTGGTCACCCAGCACGGCTGCGACTCGCACATGAACGACCCGCTCGCCCACATGATGCTGAGCATCGACGGCCAGCGCGCGGCCTACCTCGCGCTGCACGACCTGGCCCACGAGGTCGCCGGCGGCCGCTGGGTCGTCACCGGCGGCGGCGGCTACTCGGTCGTCGACGTCGTCCCGCGGGCGTGGACCCACCTGCTCGCGATCGCCTCCGGTCGTCCCCTCGACCCGGCCACGGTGACGCCCCCGGCCTGGCGCGAGCACGTCGAGCAGGTGCTCGGCGCGACGGCGCCGCACCGGATGACCGACGGCCGGACCCCGGCCTACCGCGACTGGTCGGGCGGCTACGACCCGGAGACCTGGCTCGACCGGGCGATCCATGCCACCCGCATGGAGGTCTTCCCGCTCCACGGCCTCGACCCACTGCCCTGA